Proteins encoded in a region of the Cytobacillus sp. IB215665 genome:
- a CDS encoding o-succinylbenzoate--CoA ligase has translation MQQVIPNFLLQRAKLTPNRIAVTYHKEQITFLNLHERAITKARKLHSFGVKKDDTVAILMNNSIEFIETIHALKHIGAITVLLNTRLTEAEIAWQIVDARVDYFITEDAFSNISKGIANENPLLNIVSVKQLNRLQETEFSLIEEFPLHEIDTIMYTSGTTGKPKGVIQTYGNHWWSAVGSALNLGLHEKDRWLLAVPIFHISGLSILMRSVIYGMTVILHDRFIPSQINQSILRDGVTIVSVVAVMLQKMIDELGDHSYPTHFRCMLTGGGPVPTPLLKKCKERAIPVFQTYGMTETASQIVTLTPEDSLNKIGSAGKPLFPAQIRIEKDGDIVAANETGEIVVKGPNVTSGYLFQEEITRKALNNDWFYTGDIGYIDDDGFLFVLDRRSDLIISGGENIYPAEIESVLLSHQDIDEAGVIGVFDKTWGQVPCAFIKCKDDVDVSESELIQFCSTRLAKYKVPNKIVFVQELPRNASNKLLRRKLYEYIEN, from the coding sequence ATGCAACAAGTCATTCCAAACTTTTTACTACAACGGGCTAAATTAACTCCTAACCGTATTGCCGTTACTTATCATAAAGAGCAAATTACATTTTTAAATTTACACGAACGGGCTATAACGAAGGCAAGAAAGTTACACTCTTTTGGTGTGAAAAAGGATGATACAGTAGCAATATTAATGAATAATAGTATAGAATTTATCGAAACCATCCATGCGTTAAAACATATTGGTGCCATTACTGTTCTCCTTAATACTCGGCTCACTGAGGCAGAAATTGCATGGCAAATTGTTGATGCTAGAGTAGATTATTTTATTACTGAGGATGCATTTTCTAATATTTCTAAAGGAATAGCTAATGAAAATCCCTTATTGAATATAGTGAGTGTCAAACAACTTAATCGTTTACAAGAAACGGAATTTTCGTTAATTGAAGAATTTCCTTTACATGAGATTGATACAATCATGTATACATCAGGAACGACTGGCAAACCGAAAGGTGTTATTCAAACTTACGGTAATCATTGGTGGAGTGCTGTTGGCTCTGCTTTGAATTTAGGTTTACATGAGAAGGATCGTTGGTTGTTGGCGGTTCCTATATTTCATATAAGTGGATTATCAATTTTAATGAGGAGTGTTATATATGGAATGACTGTCATTCTTCATGACCGGTTTATTCCATCTCAAATAAATCAATCGATCCTGCGTGATGGAGTAACAATTGTTTCAGTCGTAGCTGTTATGCTTCAAAAAATGATAGATGAGCTAGGAGACCATTCTTATCCGACCCATTTTAGATGCATGTTAACAGGTGGTGGGCCTGTGCCAACCCCATTACTTAAAAAGTGTAAAGAAAGAGCCATACCGGTTTTTCAAACGTATGGTATGACCGAAACAGCATCGCAAATTGTTACACTCACACCTGAAGATAGCCTCAACAAGATCGGGTCGGCGGGAAAACCATTATTCCCTGCGCAAATACGAATTGAAAAAGACGGAGACATAGTTGCAGCAAACGAAACTGGTGAAATTGTTGTAAAAGGTCCGAATGTAACAAGCGGTTATTTATTTCAAGAAGAAATTACTAGAAAAGCACTTAATAACGATTGGTTTTATACAGGAGATATAGGCTATATTGATGATGATGGATTTTTGTTTGTACTCGATCGACGATCTGACCTCATTATATCTGGTGGGGAAAATATCTATCCAGCAGAAATAGAATCCGTTCTACTTTCACATCAGGATATTGACGAAGCGGGAGTAATAGGAGTGTTTGATAAAACGTGGGGACAAGTACCTTGTGCTTTTATCAAATGTAAAGATGATGTAGATGTTTCAGAAAGTGAGCTTATTCAATTTTGTTCCACTAGGCTTGCGAAGTATAAAGTTCCTAATAAAATTGTGTTTGTTCAGGAGCTACCAAGAAACGCAAGCAATAAACTATTACGTAGGAAACTATATGAGTATATAGAAAATTAA
- the menC gene encoding o-succinylbenzoate synthase encodes MDIHTITLHVTKMKLLSPFVSSLETVQNRESVLIEIKDREGFIGWGEVVAFSSPWYTEETIKTSLHMLEDFLIPKLFAESITHPSDVFGVLSYVKRNRMAKAGLETAVWDLYAKRQNVSLASLLGGKKKSVDAGVVVGLDSSKSMLKTIERRLIEGYRRIKIKIAPGEDVEIIKEIKKEFPKIPLMVDANSAYNLADIDRLKALDEYELMMIEQPLASDDIIDHAKVQRVLKTPICLDESITSYDDARKAIELGSCQIINVKIGRVGGLYEAIRIHDICKSNNIPVWCGGMLETGISRAHNIALASLENFSIPGDISASSRYWERDVIIPEVTVNGGQVDVPNNPGIGFDINYKLLEEITITKKQFLRK; translated from the coding sequence CTGGATATACATACTATTACGCTCCATGTAACTAAAATGAAATTATTATCCCCATTTGTGTCAAGCTTGGAAACTGTTCAAAATAGGGAATCAGTATTAATTGAAATAAAAGATCGTGAAGGTTTTATTGGGTGGGGGGAAGTAGTTGCGTTCTCTTCACCATGGTATACAGAGGAAACGATTAAAACGTCGCTACATATGTTAGAAGATTTTTTAATTCCAAAGCTTTTTGCAGAGTCTATTACACATCCGTCTGATGTATTTGGTGTGTTATCTTATGTAAAACGAAATCGAATGGCCAAAGCAGGTTTGGAAACAGCAGTATGGGATTTATATGCGAAAAGGCAAAATGTTTCACTAGCTAGCCTGCTCGGCGGTAAGAAGAAGTCTGTTGATGCTGGAGTTGTAGTTGGGTTGGATAGCTCGAAAAGCATGCTAAAAACTATAGAAAGAAGATTAATAGAAGGGTACCGAAGAATAAAAATAAAAATTGCACCTGGTGAAGATGTGGAAATTATTAAGGAGATTAAAAAAGAATTTCCTAAGATTCCTTTAATGGTAGACGCCAATTCAGCTTACAACCTAGCAGACATAGATCGATTAAAGGCTTTAGATGAATATGAATTAATGATGATTGAGCAGCCCCTTGCCTCTGATGATATTATCGACCATGCTAAAGTTCAACGTGTGCTCAAAACACCAATTTGTTTGGATGAGAGTATAACGTCATATGATGATGCCAGAAAAGCAATCGAGCTAGGCAGCTGTCAAATTATAAATGTGAAAATTGGTCGTGTAGGTGGTTTATATGAAGCTATCCGCATTCATGATATTTGTAAATCAAATAATATACCTGTGTGGTGTGGTGGCATGCTTGAAACAGGAATATCCAGGGCACATAATATAGCTTTAGCTTCTTTAGAAAACTTTTCTATTCCTGGAGATATTTCAGCTTCATCGAGGTATTGGGAACGAGATGTCATTATTCCTGAAGTTACTGTTAATGGCGGACAAGTGGATGTTCCGAATAATCCAGGGATTGGTTTCGATATTAATTATAAGTTGCTTGAAGAAATCACGATAACTAAAAAACAGTTCCTAAGGAAATAG
- a CDS encoding sulfurtransferase: MNYLLMIILISLTYLFYTRYFPIIGVRCVDVKRCDNHQEKFTLVDIRDYNVSHKFPYKNAVNVPIAYLKRNYNDLPKNDVHIIASDKIEKNMGIRFLRSKGYKIISYTMTDCTCK, translated from the coding sequence TTGAATTATCTCTTAATGATAATACTGATTAGCTTAACTTATTTATTTTACACAAGATATTTCCCTATAATCGGTGTACGATGTGTAGATGTAAAGAGGTGCGATAACCATCAAGAAAAGTTTACATTAGTAGACATTAGAGATTATAATGTTTCGCATAAGTTCCCTTATAAAAATGCTGTTAACGTACCTATAGCTTACTTGAAGCGAAATTATAATGACTTACCTAAAAATGATGTTCATATTATCGCCTCTGACAAAATAGAAAAAAACATGGGTATCCGTTTTTTACGTAGTAAAGGATATAAAATAATTAGTTATACGATGACTGACTGCACTTGTAAATAA
- a CDS encoding metal-sensitive transcriptional regulator, whose translation MEYNNQVKNRVKRTEGQIRGVLKMMEEDKDCKEVITQLSAARAAIDRTIGVIVSSNLVECVENADEKGYKKEEIVKEAVNLLVKSR comes from the coding sequence ATGGAATACAATAATCAAGTGAAAAATAGAGTAAAAAGAACTGAAGGACAAATTAGAGGAGTCTTAAAAATGATGGAGGAAGATAAAGACTGTAAAGAGGTAATTACACAATTATCAGCAGCACGAGCTGCCATTGATCGGACAATTGGTGTAATCGTTAGCTCTAATTTAGTTGAGTGTGTCGAAAACGCTGATGAAAAGGGCTATAAAAAAGAAGAAATAGTGAAAGAAGCAGTAAATTTATTAGTTAAAAGTAGATAA
- a CDS encoding rhodanese-like domain-containing protein: MKQITSIEVEKILRNNETLNIIDVREVDEIRTGIIPNAIHIPLGLLEFRLHELDKSKEYIIVCRSGNRSGLATRFLEGQGFRAINMIGGMLSWKGEIGYHDLVG; encoded by the coding sequence ATGAAGCAGATAACTAGTATAGAAGTTGAGAAAATTTTAAGAAATAATGAAACCTTGAATATCATTGATGTTCGTGAAGTAGATGAAATAAGGACAGGAATCATTCCAAATGCGATTCATATACCATTAGGTTTATTAGAATTTCGTTTACATGAATTAGACAAATCTAAGGAATATATCATAGTATGTCGCTCAGGAAATAGAAGTGGTCTTGCTACACGCTTCTTAGAAGGACAAGGTTTTAGAGCGATAAATATGATTGGGGGTATGCTCTCTTGGAAGGGAGAAATAGGGTATCATGATTTAGTCGGATAA
- a CDS encoding nitrous oxide reductase accessory protein NosL, with protein sequence MSKFFIFMVFLTISLGALVGCSNTENGAEEASEVASGEQLSSQQNIDTHEVVAVEPTDEHTCAFCDMKVYGMEDEMGVFTAQIQMENGEHYFFDDVGCLLNYERDKDEQAIAKWVRDYNSSEWIDLDDSVPVKADIITPMKYGYALFSSEKAAQAFVDERTDINAAISSWDEIDHVSHERYMKKMGQNEEGHDGN encoded by the coding sequence ATGAGCAAATTTTTTATTTTCATGGTTTTTCTTACGATTAGTTTAGGAGCATTAGTAGGGTGTAGCAATACTGAAAATGGTGCAGAGGAAGCTTCAGAGGTGGCTAGTGGTGAGCAGCTATCCTCACAACAAAATATTGATACACATGAAGTTGTTGCTGTTGAACCCACTGATGAACATACGTGTGCGTTCTGTGATATGAAGGTATATGGAATGGAAGATGAAATGGGGGTATTTACAGCACAAATTCAAATGGAAAATGGTGAGCATTATTTTTTTGATGATGTTGGCTGTTTACTTAATTATGAAAGAGACAAAGATGAACAAGCAATTGCAAAATGGGTGAGAGATTACAATTCATCAGAGTGGATTGATCTGGACGATTCAGTTCCGGTAAAAGCGGATATCATAACTCCTATGAAATATGGTTACGCACTATTTAGCTCAGAAAAAGCTGCTCAAGCCTTTGTTGATGAGCGTACGGACATCAATGCTGCTATCTCTTCCTGGGATGAAATTGATCATGTGTCTCATGAACGTTACATGAAAAAAATGGGGCAAAACGAAGAAGGCCATGATGGGAATTAA
- a CDS encoding ABC transporter ATP-binding protein: MSELDIVIECHNATKIYNNNNQVQNIDFTVQKGTCLALCGSNGAGKSTIIKMLIGIITPTSGEIYLNKHKVSAKNTFYKSMFSYMPDSMVFPKTLTGYEVLTFFAKLDKLPLKQVTELIRVVGLENDQHKKVKEYSKGMQQRLALAQALLSESPILVLDEPTNGLDPYWVRRFKQIIKHEQEKGKTIIFSSHVLSVVEDLADTVVFINQGQMLINDSIHNLCSVDGEYRSLEEVFFHSVHSSV, translated from the coding sequence ATGAGTGAACTGGATATCGTGATAGAATGTCATAATGCAACGAAAATTTATAATAACAATAATCAAGTACAAAATATCGATTTTACAGTTCAAAAAGGAACATGTCTTGCTCTTTGTGGCAGTAATGGTGCTGGGAAAAGCACTATTATAAAGATGCTAATCGGTATTATTACTCCCACATCTGGAGAAATATATTTGAATAAACATAAAGTTTCTGCTAAAAACACCTTTTATAAATCAATGTTTTCTTATATGCCGGATAGCATGGTTTTCCCGAAAACTTTAACAGGATATGAAGTGCTCACATTTTTTGCAAAGCTAGACAAATTGCCACTCAAACAAGTAACAGAACTTATTCGCGTAGTCGGGTTAGAGAACGACCAACATAAAAAAGTAAAAGAATATTCAAAGGGAATGCAGCAAAGACTTGCACTCGCTCAAGCTTTGTTATCTGAATCACCTATCCTCGTATTAGATGAACCAACTAACGGACTAGACCCATACTGGGTACGTCGCTTTAAACAAATTATCAAACATGAACAAGAGAAAGGCAAAACGATCATTTTTTCATCTCATGTCCTTTCAGTTGTTGAAGATCTTGCAGATACAGTTGTTTTTATCAATCAAGGTCAAATGCTAATCAATGATTCAATTCACAATTTATGCAGTGTAGATGGGGAATATCGATCTCTTGAAGAAGTTTTCTTTCATTCAGTTCACTCCAGCGTATAA
- a CDS encoding ABC transporter permease has protein sequence MMSIWIIAKQELKLMMRSRWIPSFALLFTTLAVTIVYFSGMNTEAGYDGFTRMTGSLLNLSLFLIPLVTLLTGSSFIAGEKEDGGFSLLLTYALPPRKILIGKYVGMLIALASVIFLGYGLAGVILLLQHGSITTTLFLLFVFFTLLLTMMFLAVAICIGVISTNRFQALGFSLVVWATLVLFYEFGVIGLITFVDRSFVLPIITVSILFNPVEIIRVWTILMMNSGEIFGPTLYDFTLWAQGMIGNIAFSSATTLWIISPLILANLFVKKGIRNE, from the coding sequence ATGATGAGCATATGGATTATAGCGAAACAAGAATTAAAGCTTATGATGAGAAGTAGATGGATCCCCAGTTTTGCTTTGTTATTTACGACCTTAGCAGTTACTATTGTTTATTTTAGTGGAATGAACACCGAAGCGGGCTACGATGGCTTTACTAGAATGACTGGTAGCCTTTTAAATCTATCTCTATTTCTTATTCCTTTAGTCACACTATTAACAGGGAGCTCTTTTATTGCTGGCGAAAAGGAAGACGGTGGCTTTTCTTTGTTATTAACATACGCGCTACCGCCTCGAAAGATTTTAATTGGGAAATATGTTGGCATGTTGATTGCTCTAGCTTCTGTTATTTTCCTAGGATATGGCTTAGCTGGAGTGATACTATTATTGCAGCATGGTAGTATAACAACTACATTATTTTTGTTATTCGTATTTTTTACATTACTATTAACGATGATGTTTTTAGCGGTTGCAATATGCATCGGAGTTATATCTACTAATCGTTTTCAAGCATTAGGATTTAGTCTAGTAGTTTGGGCTACACTTGTGCTGTTTTATGAATTTGGCGTCATAGGTTTAATTACATTTGTTGATCGTTCATTTGTTCTACCAATCATTACGGTATCGATATTATTCAATCCAGTAGAAATTATTAGAGTGTGGACAATATTGATGATGAATAGCGGAGAAATATTTGGACCGACATTGTATGATTTCACATTGTGGGCACAAGGAATGATAGGAAATATCGCTTTTTCTTCAGCAACGACCTTATGGATAATATCGCCATTAATACTAGCAAACCTATTTGTGAAGAAGGGGATTAGAAATGAGTGA
- a CDS encoding nitrous oxide reductase accessory protein NosL — MQRNYVLLSTIMITILLSSCSKEIAYKPREINPDIDICTICNMSVAHIDHATEVILDNGEILTFDDIGCMIEYIERSEENTTAINKSYVRDIKSNEWIELQDAHFAYHQEFWTPMAYGVISFATKQQAETYIEEEKKGELLEYVDLLNHNWDGF; from the coding sequence ATGCAACGAAATTATGTACTGCTTTCTACAATAATGATTACAATCCTATTATCATCTTGTAGTAAAGAGATTGCTTATAAACCACGAGAAATTAATCCAGATATAGATATTTGTACGATTTGTAACATGAGTGTTGCACATATAGATCATGCAACAGAGGTCATATTAGATAATGGTGAAATACTAACTTTCGATGATATTGGTTGCATGATTGAATACATAGAAAGAAGTGAAGAAAATACTACAGCAATCAACAAATCATATGTTCGCGATATTAAATCTAACGAATGGATTGAATTACAAGATGCTCACTTTGCCTATCATCAAGAATTTTGGACACCAATGGCTTACGGAGTTATATCTTTTGCCACGAAACAACAAGCCGAGACTTATATTGAAGAAGAAAAAAAAGGTGAGCTGCTAGAATATGTTGATTTGCTCAATCATAATTGGGACGGATTTTAA
- the nosD gene encoding nitrous oxide reductase family maturation protein NosD: MIKKMITFTLFISFTMFPIESNAQQDQLLVVTPDTSIQQVINKAPEGGKVVITKGVYVENIIIEKPIYLIAEEGVVLHGNNTGSVITINSPEVIVEGFHITQSGRDDNDAGIFVKSSNVTIKSNTFTDVHFGIYVEGNDNLIVNNFITSYPVHFAKRGNGVHLFSGNNNVVKENTINEVQDGVYIDFATNSKVIDNEITQSRYAVHFMYGEGGVVQGNYLVSNINGLMIMASERIHIYANTFAKQLSYHGYGALIYDSDNITLMDNKIIQNSNGIALQNARQCEVNHNAVAGNHVGISILANNEGCKITNNNFMGNVAQIKLITEEKGFYNNYWDDYRSFDLSGDGIGEIPYKTGSMYNEILSRQPYIQFYFESPAIKMWTTVESMVPSLSVANIVDPFPLVEPISISTETTEMHERNIAIGFIAILFLLISSFIFYIGRM, translated from the coding sequence ATGATAAAAAAAATGATTACCTTCACATTGTTTATTAGTTTTACTATGTTTCCAATTGAGTCAAACGCTCAACAGGACCAATTATTGGTCGTAACGCCTGATACTTCTATTCAACAGGTTATAAACAAAGCACCAGAAGGAGGAAAAGTTGTTATAACAAAAGGAGTATACGTGGAAAACATCATTATTGAAAAACCTATTTATTTAATTGCTGAAGAAGGGGTAGTCCTACACGGAAATAACACTGGTTCAGTAATTACAATCAATTCACCAGAGGTGATTGTAGAGGGTTTTCACATTACTCAAAGCGGAAGAGATGACAATGATGCAGGTATCTTCGTCAAGTCCTCTAACGTGACAATTAAATCTAATACATTTACTGATGTTCATTTTGGAATTTATGTTGAAGGAAATGACAACCTCATTGTTAATAATTTTATCACGAGCTACCCTGTACATTTTGCAAAACGTGGTAACGGTGTTCACCTGTTTTCTGGCAATAACAATGTTGTGAAAGAAAATACAATTAACGAAGTGCAAGATGGCGTGTATATCGATTTTGCAACAAATAGTAAAGTTATTGATAATGAAATCACTCAATCACGTTATGCTGTACATTTTATGTATGGTGAGGGTGGGGTTGTACAGGGGAATTATTTAGTGTCCAACATTAATGGATTAATGATTATGGCATCCGAAAGAATTCACATTTATGCCAATACTTTTGCAAAGCAACTTAGCTACCATGGATACGGAGCACTTATTTATGATTCCGATAATATTACCTTAATGGACAACAAAATAATACAAAATAGTAACGGTATAGCTCTACAAAATGCACGTCAATGTGAAGTTAATCATAATGCCGTTGCTGGAAATCATGTAGGTATAAGTATTTTAGCTAACAATGAAGGTTGTAAGATTACTAACAATAACTTTATGGGAAACGTAGCTCAAATAAAATTGATCACAGAAGAAAAGGGATTTTACAACAACTATTGGGATGATTATCGCTCATTTGATTTAAGTGGGGATGGCATAGGAGAAATACCATATAAAACTGGTTCAATGTATAACGAAATACTTAGTAGACAGCCTTATATACAGTTCTATTTTGAAAGTCCTGCTATTAAAATGTGGACTACCGTTGAATCAATGGTACCATCATTAAGCGTTGCAAACATTGTTGATCCATTTCCTCTTGTGGAACCAATTTCTATTTCAACAGAAACCACTGAAATGCATGAAAGAAATATAGCCATTGGCTTTATTGCAATATTATTTCTACTTATAAGTAGCTTTATATTTTATATTGGGAGGATGTAG
- a CDS encoding DsrE/DsrF/DrsH-like family protein: MGEVKKTTIVLFSGDYDKAMAAYIIANGAAAYDHEVTIFHTFWGLNALRKDQSVHVKKGFVEKMFGKMMPRGADRMGLSRMNFGGMGPKLIKNIIKKHNAVPVPQLIDMAKEQEIKLVACQMTVDLLGLKKEEIIDGVEFAGVGAYLADAEDGNVNLFI, translated from the coding sequence ATGGGGGAAGTAAAAAAGACAACAATTGTCTTATTCAGTGGTGATTATGATAAGGCAATGGCAGCTTATATTATTGCGAATGGTGCCGCAGCATATGATCATGAAGTAACTATTTTTCATACTTTTTGGGGCTTAAACGCTTTAAGAAAGGATCAGTCAGTTCATGTGAAAAAAGGCTTTGTTGAAAAAATGTTTGGCAAAATGATGCCTAGAGGTGCAGATAGAATGGGACTATCCAGGATGAACTTTGGAGGAATGGGTCCAAAACTAATTAAAAATATTATTAAAAAGCATAATGCTGTGCCTGTTCCGCAGTTAATAGATATGGCTAAGGAGCAAGAAATAAAACTGGTAGCTTGTCAAATGACTGTAGACTTATTAGGGCTTAAAAAGGAAGAAATTATCGATGGCGTAGAGTTTGCTGGAGTTGGAGCTTATTTAGCGGATGCAGAGGATGGAAATGTAAACCTGTTTATCTGA
- a CDS encoding sulfurtransferase TusA family protein — translation MISNKVLDTKGLSCPMPIVKTKRAINEMNSGEILEIHATDKGATKDLTAWANATGHELLKATDENNVFKFWIKKG, via the coding sequence TTGATTTCAAATAAAGTACTAGACACAAAAGGCTTATCATGTCCAATGCCAATTGTAAAAACAAAGAGAGCAATTAATGAAATGAATTCAGGTGAAATTCTAGAAATACACGCTACTGACAAAGGTGCAACAAAAGATCTTACAGCATGGGCGAATGCTACAGGCCATGAATTGTTGAAAGCGACTGATGAAAACAACGTATTTAAATTTTGGATTAAAAAAGGGTAG
- a CDS encoding sulfurtransferase TusA family protein, translating into MNSIKTDHVLDAKNLSCPMPIVKTKKAMNDIQPGQVLEIQATDKGSTADLKAWSENTGNQYLGTIEEGAIIRHYLRKSADEELAETKHPIVINNEELLTKINTDEDIVILDVREPSEFVFNHIPGSVSIPFGELASRIHEVNEDDDIYVICRTGSRSDLAAQQLTKKGFNKVTNVIPGMSTWKGETTKLI; encoded by the coding sequence GTGAACTCGATTAAAACAGATCATGTTTTAGATGCAAAAAATTTATCATGTCCAATGCCTATTGTGAAAACAAAAAAAGCAATGAATGACATACAGCCAGGTCAAGTACTAGAAATTCAAGCAACAGATAAAGGCTCTACAGCAGACCTTAAGGCTTGGTCAGAAAATACAGGAAATCAATATTTAGGAACAATAGAAGAAGGGGCCATCATAAGACACTATTTACGTAAATCTGCTGATGAAGAATTAGCTGAAACAAAGCATCCCATTGTAATAAATAATGAAGAGTTATTAACAAAAATAAATACAGATGAGGATATTGTAATCCTGGACGTAAGAGAACCATCTGAATTTGTTTTTAATCATATTCCAGGTTCAGTATCAATTCCGTTTGGTGAATTAGCAAGCCGTATTCATGAAGTAAATGAAGATGATGATATTTATGTAATATGTCGAACTGGAAGTAGGAGTGATTTAGCAGCACAGCAATTAACAAAAAAAGGATTTAACAAAGTTACTAATGTTATTCCTGGTATGAGTACGTGGAAAGGTGAAACTACTAAATTAATTTAA
- a CDS encoding glutaredoxin family protein, producing the protein MANVTVYTTSTCPYCTKMKNFLAYKGIPYKEVNLESNQQAVEKILAATGHMGVPQTEVNGKWVLGYDPNKLMELVEPLINN; encoded by the coding sequence ATGGCAAATGTAACTGTCTATACGACATCTACATGTCCTTATTGTACTAAAATGAAAAATTTTTTAGCCTATAAAGGAATTCCATATAAAGAGGTTAACCTTGAGAGTAATCAACAAGCAGTAGAAAAAATTCTTGCGGCAACTGGACATATGGGTGTTCCGCAAACAGAAGTAAATGGAAAATGGGTATTAGGATACGATCCGAACAAGTTGATGGAATTGGTAGAGCCTTTAATAAACAATTAA
- a CDS encoding DsrE/DsrF/DrsH-like family protein gives MSNKVAIIASNGGLFDAYKVFNIATASAATDAEVGIFFTFEGLNLIHKEAHKNLPLPQGKEHFQEGFTAAKVPPIAELVQMATDLGVKMIACQMTMDVMQLQKEDFVEGIDVGGAVTFLDFAKDANVSLTF, from the coding sequence ATGTCAAACAAAGTAGCAATCATCGCATCTAATGGGGGATTATTTGATGCTTATAAAGTGTTTAATATAGCCACTGCTTCAGCTGCAACTGACGCAGAGGTTGGTATTTTCTTCACCTTTGAAGGGCTTAACTTGATTCACAAGGAAGCACATAAGAATCTTCCGCTTCCACAAGGCAAGGAGCATTTTCAAGAAGGTTTTACAGCTGCTAAAGTACCACCGATTGCAGAGTTAGTTCAAATGGCAACAGATTTAGGTGTGAAAATGATTGCTTGTCAAATGACAATGGATGTTATGCAATTACAAAAAGAGGATTTTGTTGAAGGTATTGATGTCGGCGGTGCGGTGACGTTTTTAGATTTTGCTAAGGATGCAAATGTATCACTAACATTTTAA